From one Anabas testudineus chromosome 18, fAnaTes1.2, whole genome shotgun sequence genomic stretch:
- the LOC113168731 gene encoding atrial natriuretic peptide receptor 1-like, giving the protein MKEQKRLWFLLWASVCCFHPTCCWHDLDNSEYDCWPLDRPNEYNMIDCGGLEMAWVVRPPETVKSGEVFTVIYSVTAQDSFYDWAVENHIFTHSSIVNAEAARMFCEHHECPANWKDANGENCCIHHANIHSCPMGYMTSDSICGPWIPDDGKIFTHTISTSGKMTQTNWTAKVVLVHPVLTSLIAHIRVGQMQVALEAKSTVLPAVVCGDGICEEAEHCSTCPADCGECPMSPATKIAIGLPLSLLCLCFILTAMWLRYQKQKLLWDESWIIDFSTIKQDQEARMTMGSIMSVMVGNSDSNASCITALSSCTGQPGTRKTPFTATGIYDGRTVAIKRIQTKTFSLSKTIRQEVKQVRELDHPNLCKFIGGCVEVPNVAIVTEYCPKGSLNDVLLNEEIPLNWGFRFSFATDIARGMSYLHQHRICHGRLKSLNCVLDDRWVCKITDYGLRTYRRDDGAEPLTTYQQRLLEVYMPPEFHNSNMEPTLAGDVFSYSIILLEIATRSDPVPAEESNLECAWCPPLPELISSKADNTCPCPSDYVELIRRCRAHNPTHRPTFEQIKKFVHRINPIKVSPVDMMMNLMEKYSKHLEVLVAERTQDLMLEKQKTDRLLYSMLPKQVADDLRQGKPMQAQSYVSATVFFSDIVGFTQLSSSSTPYQVVDFLNKLYTTFDDIIDNHDVYKVETIGDAYMVVSGVPRENGILHASEISKMALDLVAVCRTFRIPHKPNTQLQIRAGIHSGPVVAGVVGTKMPRYCLFGDTVNTASRMESTSLALKIQCSSSAFYLLEEIGGYILECRGTLQVKGKGDMVTYWLEGKKTSLVSKDVSPDVKTAKQVTLDTEKEQELYSSMPGYLNDDLLLDQA; this is encoded by the exons ATGAAGGAACAGAAAAGACTTTGGTTTCTGCTTTGG GCATCTGTTTGTTGCTTTCATCCGACATGTTGTTGGCATGACTTGGACAACAGCGAGTATGATTGCTGGCCTCTGGACAGACCCAACGAATACAACATGATCGACTGTGGAG GTCTAGAGATGGCCTGGGTGGTCCGTCCTCCAGAGACTGTGAAGAGTGGGGAGGTGTTCACTGTCATTTACTCGGTAACAGCCCAGGACTCTTTCTACGACTGGGCAGTGGAAAACCACATCTTCACACACAG TTCCATAGTAAACGCTGAGGCAGCTCGGATGTTCTGTGAACATCATGAATGTCCGGCCAACTGGAAAGACGCTAATGGAGAAAACTGCTGCATTCATCATGCCAACATCCACTCCTGCCCAATGGGATACATG ACATCAGACAGCATCTGTGGTCCATGGATTCCAGATGATGGAAAAATCTTCACACACACCATCTCTACCTCTGGCAAGATGACCCAGACTAACTGGACGGCCAAG GTGGTTCTGGTCCACCCTGTCTTAACCTCACTTATCGCCCACATACGAGTTGGTCAGATGCAGGTTGCTTTGGAGGCCAAGAGCACCGTGCTGCCAGCTGTAG TTTGTGGTGATGGTATCTGCGAGGAGGCTGAGCATTGCTCCACCTGCCCAGCGGACTGCGGTGAATGCCCTATGAGTCCTGCCACCAAGATTGCCATCGGTCTGCCGCTTAGcctgctctgtctctgcttcaTATTGACTGCAATG TGGTTGAGGTACCAGAAGCAGAAGCTGTTGTGGGACGAAAGCTGGATCATTGATTTCTCCACAATAAAACAAG aTCAGGAAGCTCGTATGACCATGGGAAGTATAATGAGCGTAATGGTGGGAAACAGTGACAGTAACGCCAGCTGTATAACTGCCCTCAGCTCCTGTACAGGACAACCGGGGACGCGAAAAACACCCTTCACCGCCACTGGGATATA TGATGGCAGGACAGTGGCCATTAAGAGGATTCAAACTAAGACTTTTTCTCTGTCCAAAACCATCAGACAGGAAGTCAAACAAGTCAG AGAGCTCGATCACCCAAACCTGTGCAAATTTATTGGTGGGTGTGTTGAAGTGCCAAACGTTGCCATAGTGACAGAGTACTGTCCAAAAGGAAGTCTTAATGATGTTCTTCTTAACGAGGAGATTCCGCTGAACTGGGGTTTCAg GTTTTCCTTCGCCACAGACATCGCCAGAGGGATGTCGTACCTTCACCAACACAGGATTTGTCACGGTCGACTCAAGTCTCTAAACTGTGTCTTAGACGACCGCTGGGTCTGCAAAATAACAG ATTACGGGCTGAGGACCTATCGCAGGGATGATGGTGCAGAGCCTCTGACCACCTATCAGCAGAGACTCTTGGAAGTATACATGCCGCCTGAGTTTCATAACTCTAACATGGAGCCAACGCTGGCTGGAGATGTGTTCAG TTATTCGATCATTCTGCTGGAGATTGCTACTCGCAGTGACCCTGTCCCC GCAGAGGAGTCTAACCTGGAGTGTGCCTGGTGTCCCCCTCTACCAGAGCTGATCTCCAGTAAAGCTGACAACACCTGCCCCTGTCCTTCTGACTATGTAGAG CTGATCCGGCGATGTCGTGCTCACAACCCTACCCACCGACCGACGTTTGAACAAATCAAGAAGTTTGTTCATCGAATCAACCCGATCAAAGTTAGCCCAGTGGACATGATGATGAACTTG ATGGAGAAGTACAGTAAACATCTAGAAGTGCTGGTGGCGGAGCGGACTCAGGATTTGATGCTGGAGAAACAGAAGACTGACAGGCTGCTTTATA GTATGCTTCCTAAACAGGTCGCTGATGACCTCCGCCAGGGGAAACCAATGCAGGCTCAGAGTTATGTCAGTGCCACAGTCTTCTTCAG TGATATCGTGGGCTTCACGCAGCTGTCGAGCAGCAGCACTCCTTACCAGGTTGTGGACTTCCTCAATAAACTCTACACAACGTTCGATGATATCATCGACAACCATGACGTCTACAAGGTGGAAACCATCGGAGATGCCT ACATGGTGGTGTCCGGTGTTCCTCGGGAGAACGGAATCCTCCACGCCTCTGAGATTTCCAAAATGGCCCTGGACCTGGTGGCAGTTTGTCGTACTTTCAGGATCCCCCACAAACccaacacacagctgcagataCGCGCTGGGATACACTCCG gtccagtTGTTGCAGGGGTTGTAGGGACCAAGATGCCTCGTTACTGCCTGTTTGGAGATACAGTCAACACAGCATCTAGGATGGAGTCCACCAGTCTGG CCCTGAAGATCCAGTGCAGTTCCAGTGCTTTTTACCTGCTGGAGGAGATCGGCGGCTACATTCTGGAGTGCAGAGGAACCCTGCAGGTGAAG GGGAAAGGTGATATGGTGACATATTGGTTGGAAGGGAAGAAGACGTCTCTGGTCTCTAAAGATGTTAGCCCTGATGTGAAGACAGCCAAACAAGTCACACTGGATacagagaaagagcaagagCTGTATTCGTCCATGCCAGGGTATCTGAATGACGATCTGCTCCTAGATCAGGCCTGA
- the LOC113168279 gene encoding nephronectin — protein sequence MLTRVSLVLLCWLCMWRKGQLLDYESWADQAVLSGGLCRYGNSVECCWGWRQMDRGRCQPHCQHGCKHGECVGPDRCKCHPGYTGKACNQDLNECGLKPRPCKHRCMNTPGSFKCYCMDGYTLQPDGSCRNARTCYHANCQYGCEVIKGAVRCTCPSPGLQLGPDRRTCVDIDECASGGGVCPHRRKCVNTFGSFMCKCHHGFKLMYINGRYTCIDKDPRPFCVLNPSSPKCRCKDGSCKAPPKVTVEPQRPRTPAPPSTTTTTTTTTPPTTTTTSTTPPTTTTSTTPPTTTTTTTPVTTATSAVPTTTAAATSPLATTTTTTTTSTTTKTTTTTNTTTITTTIATTSMTTKAAATTRETTPTPTTTLVTTTTTTTTPASPTTASVSSTPSTTVPSTTLPTTTFTTTTPTTPTSMSTSTLLPTTTVLDPTTTTPSTTSTPTTTTTTTTTTVAPTTMMLTTVSLVTTTANNKINKDVTQKQRGDVHIPRNPNYNQVWEFDIELGNTADYDGDDPEVGLLHCTFDHGVCDWMSDGEGDLHWETTHSPAGGWYLSVPELKVGQKSIRGARLAVQIAPPWSHGDVCFSFSHWLTGYHVGVLQLFSRTKGRNQRYSPALWSRTGGHGWRHTQVTLTTHTVDRVLLKAERRRGRRGLIAVDDVTLRQGACR from the exons ATGCTGACCCGGGTCAGTCTGGTTCTGCTGTGCTGGTTGTGTATGTGGAGAAAGGGCCAACTCTTGGATTATGAGAG CTGGGCGGACCAAGCGGTGTTGTCCGGTGGTCTCTGTCGCTATGGCAACAGTGTGGAGTGTTGCTGGGGCTGGAGACAGATGGACCGGGGACGCTGTCAAC CTCACTGTCAGCATGGTTGTAAACACGGAGAGTGTGTCGGACCAGACAGATGCAAGTGTCACCCGGGATACACCGGCAAGGCCTGTAACCAAG atCTGAACGAGTGCGGCCTGAAGCCACGGCCCTGTAAACACCGCTGCATGAACACACCGGGCAGCTTCAAGTGTTACTGCATGGACGGCTACACGCTGCAGCCAGACGGCAGCTGCAGGA ATGCTCGAACCTGTTACCATGCCAACTGCCAGTACGGCTGTGAGGTCATCAAGGGGGCGGTTCGGTGCACCTGTCCGTCTCCAGGGTTACAGCTGGGACCAGACAGACGCACCTGTGTCG acatcGACGAGTGTGCGTCAGGTGGAGGTGTGTGTCCACATCGCAGGAAGTGTGTGAACACGTTCGGGAGCTTCATGTGTAAATGTCACCACGGCTTCAAGCTGATGTACATCAATGGACGGTACACGTGCATCG ACAAAGACCCTCGGCCGTTCTGCGTCCTGAATCCATCGTCTCCAAAGTGCAGGTGTAAGGACGGCAGCTGTAAag ctcCACCCAAAGTCACTGTGGAGCCACAGAGACCAAGAACACCTG CACCGccatcaacaacaactactaccactactactacacctccaacaacaactactacttctactacacCTCCAAcaactactacttctactacacctccaacaacaacaactactactacacCTGTAACAACTGCAACATCTGCAGTTCCCACCACCACAGCTGCAGCTACTTCTCCTcttgctactactactactacgactactacttctactactactaagacaactactactactaatactacgACTATTACGACCACCATAGCTACAACAAGCATGACTACAAAAGCTGCTGCTACAACCAGAGAAACCACTCCGACACCTACCACTACACtggttactactactactactactactacacctGCTTCTCCTACTACAGCATCTGTTAGCAGTACTCCTTCCACTACCGTTCCTAGTACAACTCTTCctactactacttttactaCAACTACTCCAACCACCCCTACCAGTATGAGTACTTCTACTCTTCTTCCTACTACAACTGTACTGGAtcctacaacaacaacaccttCTACTACTTCAACtcctaccaccaccaccaccaccaccaccaccacggtTGCCCCGACAACAATGATGCTCACCACTGTCTCCCTGGTAACAACCACCGCGAATAACAAGATCAACAAGGACGTGACgcagaagcagagaggagatgTGCACA tcccTCGAAATCCTAATTACAACCAGGTTTGGGAGTTTGACATCGAGCTGGGAAACACTGCTGACTACGATGGTGATGATCCTG AGGTCGGTTTGCTGCACTGCACCTTCGATCATGGAGTGTGTGACTGGATGTCAGACGGAGAGGGAGATCTACACTGGGAAACCACTCACAGCCCTGcag gTGGGTGGTACCTGTCTGTTCCAGAGCTGAAGGTGGGACAAAAGAGCATCCGTGGCGCTCGATTGGCTGTTCAGATCGCCCCGCCCTGGAGCCACGGCGACGTGTGTTTCTCCTTCTCCCATTGGCTGACAGGGTATCATGTGGGCGTCCTGCAGCTGTTCAGTAGGACGAAGGGACGAAACCAAAG GTACAGCCCCGCCCTGTGGAGCAGGACAGGTGGACACGGttggagacacacacaggttacCTTGACGACGCACACTGTGGACagg gtgtTGTTGAAGGCCGAGCGGAGACGAGGACGACGAGGACTGATCGCTGTTGATGATGTCACACTGAGGCAGGGGGCGTGTCGATGA